TTAACTACCTGTGACTCAACTAATTCACGGGTAAATTCCGCATTGCGATCGATCGAAAGCAACTGCTGGACCCACGCTTGTGAGACGCACTCGGGCAGGTGCTCGGCAAACCCTTGAATATTTAGCGCAAAGGCCAATATCGCCCATGCTTTCCAGAGGTAAACTGAGGACGGTCTATCTTCTCCAAGCATTGGTTTTCGCCTAAAGAAAGACTGGTGGTCAACAAGTGCCTCTTCTAGTGCATTCCAATTCACAGAGTTCAACTCTTCAGTGTTGATCCCTTGGTTTTCTAGGTGTGCCTTTAGTACTAACTCAACGACTTTCTGTGAGACAACACCAGAAAGTAAGTGCTCTAATTGAGGGTGCGATGTGATTTTATGCCATTCGTAACCGGCTTCGTACACCTGCAACTCGAGAGATAGTAGGTTCCTATGGTCTAAGAGTTCTTGATTTTTGATCTCTTGAAAAAAGGCATGGGCTTGCTTGCCATCATGCTGGTTACAAGACCAAAAGAAATCACGCAAAATTCGGCCAAGTGGGCGAAGCACTTTATTCTCAAGCGCTGGTCTGCGATTAAAGCTATTGAGCATGCGAGTAATCACTGATTCAACATAACGCTCTACCGGTTCCTGGCTATTAACTACTAAGTTAGGCAGCGGGTTGCGGCGCTTTACCACGACTACACCATGCTGATAACGCTTTAACAACTCGGTTTCGTAGTTTAGCTTGGGGGTAACATATAGCTCAGGTATCTCAGTGTGCGAGGTGCCAAGTGAGTGCTGCACCCACTGGATAAGTTGGTTGGTTAAAACAAAATCATCACAAAATAGGTAGTCGCGTACATTGGAACCATCGTTACCAACTAGGTGTTTTATATCTGTCGAGGCGTTGAGAGACTTTCTCGCCGTCTCAACACTATGTACATCTGACACCAATTGGCTGTTAAATTTTACCTGGTTTTCAGCCGAAAAAAATGCCTGCAGTAGGTCTTCATTAGAGGTACACTTCATCGTCATATTCCTCTGATTCTTCTACATGCTCTGCCGTTGGCTTATCCATTGGATACGCCGTGGTGAACTCTCTAAACGCATCTGCGATAGCTTCTTCTGATCGATCTAGAGTCATTAGCTCATCATTTCGGTTCGTGCCTGAATAGGTAAAGTTCATTGAACCACTAAGCAACGCATCCTTGGTGAGCAAGCCTTTCGCATGCAGTTCTTCGCTCAGTTTTAGGTTTACGTTATGAGACGTGGCAAGTTTGGATCTGATCTCATGTAAAGCACTGGTATTCGTTTCATGGTCTTTGATAACAACGTTAACGGTACAACCAGCATCAACCATGGTTTCAAGCACTTCAAAAAAAGTCAGCATTCGATGCCCCCAACCAGGGTTTAACGCATCAAAGGCACCGGAGCGGTTATCTAGCAGATCAAAGTTGCTCACCCATGCACTAACCAACCACACCTCTTTAGGATTGAGGATCTCACTAATCAACATTGAGGCAATGACTTCCCTAATCTGCCTCTTCCCGGAAAAGGTTTTCGTCATTATTCGCCTTACCTTTAATTGCGTCACTGCAGGCTCTCCGCCAGTTCAATATTCATTTCAATCAGACCAATTGATGACTTAATCATTGAGATTCTTGGATATACCAACAGCCCATTCATATCTATTACCATGGTGTTGATCAGTGCGGATACTGCGCCAATTTTATGTCTGGATCTGGTTGGGATCACAAGCACTCCCCGCCCCTCTTTGCCAAGAAGTTGCTCCAACTTTTCAGCCCAATCTTCACAACTGTCGTAAGTCACCTTTATTGCTTCATTGACGAGAATACTTGTCAGTAGAAGCCTTTCGGTACGAACTCTTCGGTTGGCGAAACGATTGTAGCTTTCAAGGCGAGCCTGACGAATCTGGTTTCCTCGTGGCCACAAGAGGCCTAAGATGAAATTTCGGTAGGTACTCAACTGCTCAGAATTGTTGTGATGTTTTTTCGCCAATAGATGAGAAACAATAACTAACGGAACCTCCATACCTACCTTATTTTCAATCTCACGCCACTCAGTCAGCAACTGACATAAGAAACTGTCGTTATTGCTATCACTACCTGGTTTAAATACTCGAGAGTGAAGCATTGTGCTCCATGAATGGGAAGTGAAGATACCAGTGTTTGATACAATCCTATTCAGTGTTTTGTTTGCCTCGACTCTTTGTGCATAACCCACGGCTCGACGTAATGCGTCAAATGCGTTAGATATTTCGGGCTTAGATTTTTTTTCATTGAGTAAATGGTAAAGATCAAAATCAACCTGTTCGCTTTCACCTGCGCTAAACATCTGACTGAACTGAGATACTACATTTAGCGGGTCTTTGGCGTACACCTCTTTGAATCGATGGACAATGCCAATGCCACCGACTTCAGATTCGGTAATCCAAACATGTATTTCATCGCCGCTCCAATAATGATCGACGACAACGCTACCTTCGCTCACATCTGGTAATACTTGCAAAATCAAGTTCGATATGCCACCGGAGACCGTTGAAGCCAATACATCTTTTATCCATTCTTGATACTCAGGAGAACCATCATTGTGATTAATTGCATCTAACGCCTGAAGGATTTCTTGCAATCCTGATTGGCTATCAAAGTACTCGACCAACCTTTCTTGAAGAGCCTGTTCTTTTAAAACAATATTGTCATCTTCATCATCGTCTGCAACTAAATTAAAGACTTCTGATGGGATGGATTTCAACAGCATCAACCCAGACGCAGTTGACAGGTGTGCAACCGCATCATCCAGGTTCAAGCCTTGCTCTTCGATCAAGATAGTCAAGGCACAGGTAACACACTCAAACACCCACTTTGCGAAGAAGAAGCGATTTTTGTATACAATATGATGAACGAAACTGTCTTCAATATAGGAAAACCTCAGCGCAAATTTGTTATCTGCAAAGGATGCCATTTGCCTACGCTGCTCATCAGTAAATTGAAAGACCAGTTTTACGCCATCAACCAACAATCTTGCACCGACTGCAACCGGATTGCCATCCAAAACCCAGTTAAATTGAGTCAATGCAACCTCTTGGGTTCGCTTAAATTTGAGCTCCGCGTCAGCACCCGTGCTGTAGCGAATGACCTCTACTGGATTTGCCTCATCATGGGTATAAAATGCTATCTTCGTTAGGATGCCCGCCCAATCACTGTTCTGCGGAACACTGATACTCTCCCCTCGTTCATTAGGTGTCCTAAATTGAGACCTCCATCGAAGCTGCGAATTACTCGTCCCGGCCAAGTTAAAATACTCGCGGGGGTCATTATCGTACCCGGTTGGTATTCGCTGGGTTCTCATCTTGACGGGTTGATATACAGAAATCGAATCACCATCTTCGCTGTAGATATCAGCAATATACACCTGATGCTCTTTGTTAAAAAACGCCTGCTCAATATCGAAATCTACCGATGCATTCACACCCGGATGAGGTAAAAAGTTATCCGGAACCAACCAGTCACTATCGTTGCGGTCATCATAATCAAAACGCTTAGAAACTCGCCCGGGCGCAAATTCCTTTAACGCTGCGAAAATACCCATTTCCTCAGGTTTGTAGAATGGCTTTTCCAATGAACCGCGCTCTAAATTGATATGAATTGATGCTGCGTGCAATTCACTAAACAGGTTAGCCGGAATGAACTCTGGCATAGGGTGCCTTATGTCGTCAATGAGTCCTGCCCATGCTTGTCCATCAAGCGCCCAGTTTGTTTCTAGCTTGTGTAACAAACTCGGCAAAAAATCCATCATTATCGAACGAGGCGAGGCCCATAGGATATGCTGAAGCGCATAACTATCTACCTTAAGCGCTTCCTTCAGATACACCTCCAGATCCGTACTATCTGTTTCAACCCAACGCTCTACGATCCTTTTTATTCTCATGCGAATGGCTTCAGGGACGGTTTTCGGTTCTGCCAAAACGCGCCAAATATTCACCTGGGAGAAAGATTTACTCAACAAATCAATAATGGCCACACTGGCCTGCATTTTCTGCACATGCGCATTATGCACTGGCAAGCTAAATGATTTAACCTTCGGGCTGACCAAATGCTCATACTGCTGAAACGTAACGCGGTCGCGACCATAGTCTGACAAAATGGTGTACATCCACGGTCTAGTTCCCCGCTTTCGACCTGCTCGACCCTTTCGTTGCAAATAAGAGGCTACCCCTCTAGGCGCCTTATGTTGAACAATAGCACCAACTTGCGGGTCGTTAAATCCGACTTCCAATGAGGCTGTAGCCACAACCATCTCAGAATCATTATTTACACCGGTATCTTGGCTAGAAGTTCGACCGACATTTCCCCGGGAGTTTTCCGTCATATCATGGCCAATCTTAGAACTGGCCTCCCAATCTAAGCCTAGACGACTGCGTAACTCCCCCTTAGCGTTATGCATAAAGTCAGGGTGAAGTTTACTTCTTAAAAAGACAAGCGAAGGGACATCTTTAGGCGCCCCCGAGGTTCGCCAACCTTCAGCATCTCGCAACTGATTGTAGAGACGATTAATCACGTCTAGATCATCGGTAAATACAAAGACCTTTTGACCAAACACACCGTCAGACAGATTCTTTCTTGGTCCACGCAAGGGATCCAGCATTCGACTTGTCAACATAGTTGACTGAATGGTCGTTGATAAGAGTGCGGTTTGAGAAACAGGATCACCCTTAAGAGCCAACATATACTCGGCCCCCTCCTCTTCCATCTCACTCTCTTTTGGTTCGATGAGTTCAACATCCTGCTTGTAGGTGCTGGTTAGGTCGGCAAAAAACTGCTCTGCATCATCAAGGGTTGCGGAAAGGCCTACGAAATGTGGAGCAATATTGGAGCGTTTCATCCAACGCTTCAGGAGGTAAGAAACCTGAGCACCACTGGTTCCCTCATAGGTATGTACCTCATCCATTAACACGACTGGGATTGAACAGCCTGTGTCGACTCCAAATAAATGATTGGAACCGTTGTCACTGAGTCGCTGATTCAGCATCTCGGTCGTGGTGAACAAAATATCAGGTGGGGAAGCTTCTATAGACTCGCGCGTTAAACCAATTTCAGATTCATCTATTTTTTTAGAGCAGCGTTCACACTCTAGGCGATTATGAGCCTTACGATAGCGCAACTTACCTTTACAGTTATCTTCCGGACAGGCCATGGTGTTAAACATGGCATTATCTTCTACTTTGCTAGCATAGAAGGTATCACTAAAATAAGTACCGATTTGGATCTTGCGACAGCCTTTCTGCTGGAGATAAGCATCCAACTTTCTGACTTCTGCATAGGTTTCGGAGAACTGGTCCTTCAACAATTCCTTGCGTGGATAGATTGCCAGAATACGCACTCTCGAGCGACTGTCGGTAAGCAGTTGTATCGCCAAACTCGTGATAGCTGGTAAGTAAAATGACAACGTCTTACCACTACCAGTTCCAGAGCAGACGATTGTTGCACTCGGTTTAAATTGCTTCCTAAGGTGCTGGCCATACTTTCTCAAAATGCGTTCCGTAGAACGTACTTGGAAGCCAGACAGATTGTATTTTATCGACCCATTAGTCAGCAATAAATCCAGTATCTTTGACTGCTGTTGGTTGACAAGGCCTTGGGTTTTCCAACGCTGAATCAAACTGTCAGAAGCCTCAGTTCGCATCGGGTAACGGCGGCGTCGGCGAAGAAATCGAAAATCAGAGACTAGCGTCTTGCTTTTCGAGATCGATTGCCCGTGAAACCATTGGCGAGAGGCAACCTGCAACCTGACCGTCTGAGCCATTCTAGTTCGGTAAAGTTTGATCTCATCGTCCTGCTCAGAGAATAGGTAACAAAGCCTATCCATCTCCTGTAGGACTTCCTCGGCTGACAATGGAAACACAACATGTTTGTGAATGATAGCTAGGATCTCTGCTTCAGTGTGAGACACCGAGGTATCCCCCCAAGCCAATAACTCTGTTTCACGTTCTTCAATGTCATCTAGGCAAGACAGCATTACCTTTTTTAGATCAGACATTTGGTGTCACCATAAACTTACTCAACATATTGTTTTCTTTCAGCCAGATGAAAACTTCTTCCGTTAACAAATCCAAGGTTGGGCGGGAAAACTTATAGTTATTTACCGAATTAAAGAATTTCTGCACCGACTCTGGTAGATTGTCGGTATTCATCTGCCTACGCAGTTCAATAAGCTTTTCAACCAATCGGCAGATTTGGGTAAGTTGGTCAGGCTTGAAACTAAAACCGTCGAGTTCCCGACTAAAGCTCTCTAGTGTCAGTTTGTAGCTCTTATACAAGACTTCATTATTGTAGACATCGCGTTGGTTTTCTAAGATCAAATCTGGAACAGTAAAGTCTTTTCGCTTCAAAATCACCCAATCTTGCCACGACTGATCATGGAATTCTGAAAATCCTTTGGCTTTATGCTTAACGCCATCTTCCAGTTGGTATAAAAAGTTATTCTCCTCCTGCAGAGATTTCTCTTTTAATTCCTCCCATGACGCTTGATAGTTTGCCAAGAGCTCAAATATTTTGTCTATGTCCGCAAAGACTTCAGCTTCTGGGTCTATTGGCACACCGCCAAACTGTACCAACTGTTCAACCAGATGTTTCTTATTGGCTTCTACAGTCAAAGTGTCTGCCACTTTACTAAGGCGATTAGCAATCTCAGAGTAACCGTCAACGACACTCCTGTTCTTACTTAGTTGAGCGTGGGTGTCAATCTCCAAATTCAACTGACAGAGTTTTGATTTAAAGCTCATCAATAGTCTCCTTGCGAGCATCCAATTCACGAACTGCTGATTCAATCTCGCTCAGATAGTTTTCAATGTTTTCTCTGAACTCATTCATTCTTTGCCCACCAAGTTCTTCATTGCTACGCTGCAGTCGTGGTAATGCATGCTGCTCAACCGTTGCAAATTCATCGAGCACAAGTAACCATTGGCTTAGTTGCTCACCGTCAATCTTATACAGCGCTTGAAGTTGCTGTAATTCGTCCTTCGATGCGACGAACTTTCGAGCATTCTCAATCAGCGACCACTCATACATACCTCGCAGCTTATTGAGCTTATTTTTTGCCTTTCTTGTGGTGGTTGAATCCGGCATCATATCAGTCTTTATAATGCTGTAGACCTGTTCAAGCGTATCGAATTGCGCCTTAGCATCATCAGAGTTCACGAGTTCAGAAACATAGTTAACAAAGCGGTTTAAGCGCTCAGACACCTCACTTTGTGCCCGGCGATATAGAGTTCTTTGTACTGGTGTAAAAGGCTCTGAGGGGATAACTTCCGACGCCTTGAGGTACTCTTGGTACAAAGGAGCGTCTATACCCACTTCGCTACCGCCTGCTGAGGGTGAATAAGAAATTCTCATCATCCATTCTCCCCTGGTATTATCCCACTCTTTAAGTAGTTCGTTCTGAAGTGCAGCAAAGTCGTCATTGATCGGCGATGGCAATCTGTCGGCAATATGTTCGCTACGCTGAACAAAGAGGTCCAACAATTCTTTCTTCGGTTTGTTAATTCCTAGGGCTAAGGCTAGTCCCTTCTGCTTTGCTAGCAGTTTTGGGGTTTCAGAACGAACGTGAGCAAGGCATTGTTGTATCGCACTTGGGATCCAGTTCGCCATAAACTCCATGTAATACCCATAGTCTTCGAAACCTTTAGCGTAGTTCCAGCCGAGTTTTTTCTTGGCATAGTAGTCATAGCGTACAATGGCAAGAATTTGCTTCTTCAACTGGAAACCAGCATCACTATCATTAAGTTGATCTTCTTTGCATAGTTTCACAACATCCAAGTCAATCGAAGCCACGGATTTTGGTATCAAGATATTTAGTCGGTTATGAGACTTTAGAGCAATATCGAATAGTGATTTATTTCCTGACCACTTGTTGGTGCTTATAACGCCATATCGAGACAGCGTTGCATCGTCAGACAACACGTCAAACAGGTGCTTTCGTATACTATTAGAGGTTGGAGCATCGAGTCGAGAATCTCCGTTGAACCAGTCATCAATTTTGACCTCCAGATCATAGGTTTCGTCACAGACACATTCTGACTTGGGCTTACCACAAGTAGTACATTTAGGCTCTGGCGGAGCTTCACAGATGCACTCTTGTTTAGGTCTTGCGCACTTAGTACAACTCTCTACCTTGTCGCAGGTACATTGCTCGATAAGTTCCGAGCAGTTACTGCATCGTTTCGTTTCAGATGAGTGTTCACCAAATTTATCGGATGGCAGGTTGAACACATCCGCCTGACTGCACGTAATGCTCTCTTGAATCTCATCAAATGGCTGTCTAGCCCCAAAAGTTGAGGCGTAAATGGTTAGGAAATTATCCAACCTTCTGCGCACGATCTCATCAGCAACATAGTGTTTTCTCGACCATTCACGGATAGAGTCAGGCACCCTAAACTCAAATTTAGTGGTAAAATTAGAAGCGGGAAAATCATCATTGATAAAATCAGCTTGGTTGTCTCGAAGAATAGGGATCAACAACTCCTTGATTACCACTCGAGGGTTAAAGCTTTGACTACCTTGTCGATATACCTTGAGCTTGGCTAGGTTGACAATGGCGGTTCTGCTCAATGGAAACAGTGGTGTTCCATCAGAGGATACCCCGAAATCTTCGAGTGCCTTAGCATCCGTTTCTGATAGCTCTTCGGCCGTCTGCCAGATAGGCACACTACTGCTTTGGTTTGTATAGAGAGAGTTGATTTTATCGATCCCCAGGCGCGCCGCATTCAGGTAACGGCCGCAGAAATCTATCAACAGGTCTTCATCATCTTTGTGAGACGAACGTTCCTGCGCTGTAGGGATACGCCATTCGAGTTGCTCATCCCCGGCGCGAGAATGAATACTCTCCTGCCTCTCTCGATAGGTAGCTTGACCAGAGGTCGTTGCGATAACAGACTTCAAGTCACACAGATTATTCTCACCTGCGTAGGTATCTTCCTGAATTAAGCTATCCAGAAGAACGTTATCAATAGCTGAAATAGCAGCCAGATCCTCAATCAGTATGACCAGAGTGCGCCCCTGCGCTTTGAGTGCTTTTCGAATAGAAATGAACAGATCCGGGAATGCACCACTGTTGAACTTAAACAGGCTATTAAAGACCAGTTTACCGGTATTATTTATAGCCTGATTGATGATATTAACTGCAAACAGGGCTCGTTCATTGCTTTCAATATCATCATCGGTAAAGAAACGTAGAGCCTCAAATGCACGGCGTGCATCGACATTAAGGTCATCTAATTCAAATCCAACATTTGCAGATATATTGATATCTTTTATTTCTACTGCATATACCGCATCTGTAACCTCGGAGTAACTTCTTGAACGACTTAAGCGCTCAATCGTGTTGGTTACCGGCTTGTTGTCACCCGACATTAAATGCTGGAACGTACGATCTGAAAAACAAACACCAAGATGCTTAGCTATGGTAGATTTAGACTTTAGCTCCTTGGCTAGTGCGTCATTCCCCGCCTCTCTCTCTGCCTTAGATAACCCCTTAGACTCTTTTGCCAAAACATTACAGGCCTCTTCCAAGTAGGTGAAGAATAAGCGCTGGATTAGCTTCGGTGACAACTCGGAACCAACCGATAGTATATCTTTACGAGCTTTCTCAAACTCATCGCCCTCAAGCCCTTCTAAAAGAAGAGTCAGAACTTGAACCATAGTCGCGTTTTTAGGGATACGAACAATATGCCAACTTTTATCAAGCTCTTGCTGCTTTAACTTAGCGTGCAACCAGCGAACAATATGCGATTTACCACTACCTGATTCACCTACAACAGGGAACGGACCGTTATTGTTAAGTACATAGTTGAGCAGATCAGCCTCGGTTTTTTCGACGACTTTACTTCGGTCATTGAAACTTATTGCTTGCAGACGCATTGGCGAGTGTACTGATAGTAAAAGAGCATCACTAAGTACCTCGGCTTCACTATGAATACAAGCCGTAACATTCTCCCGAGAGGGCCAGTAATTTTTTATGCTCACGATTTGCCCCC
The sequence above is drawn from the Vibrio sinaloensis genome and encodes:
- the dpdJ gene encoding protein DpdJ; protein product: MSDLKKVMLSCLDDIEERETELLAWGDTSVSHTEAEILAIIHKHVVFPLSAEEVLQEMDRLCYLFSEQDDEIKLYRTRMAQTVRLQVASRQWFHGQSISKSKTLVSDFRFLRRRRRYPMRTEASDSLIQRWKTQGLVNQQQSKILDLLLTNGSIKYNLSGFQVRSTERILRKYGQHLRKQFKPSATIVCSGTGSGKTLSFYLPAITSLAIQLLTDSRSRVRILAIYPRKELLKDQFSETYAEVRKLDAYLQQKGCRKIQIGTYFSDTFYASKVEDNAMFNTMACPEDNCKGKLRYRKAHNRLECERCSKKIDESEIGLTRESIEASPPDILFTTTEMLNQRLSDNGSNHLFGVDTGCSIPVVLMDEVHTYEGTSGAQVSYLLKRWMKRSNIAPHFVGLSATLDDAEQFFADLTSTYKQDVELIEPKESEMEEEGAEYMLALKGDPVSQTALLSTTIQSTMLTSRMLDPLRGPRKNLSDGVFGQKVFVFTDDLDVINRLYNQLRDAEGWRTSGAPKDVPSLVFLRSKLHPDFMHNAKGELRSRLGLDWEASSKIGHDMTENSRGNVGRTSSQDTGVNNDSEMVVATASLEVGFNDPQVGAIVQHKAPRGVASYLQRKGRAGRKRGTRPWMYTILSDYGRDRVTFQQYEHLVSPKVKSFSLPVHNAHVQKMQASVAIIDLLSKSFSQVNIWRVLAEPKTVPEAIRMRIKRIVERWVETDSTDLEVYLKEALKVDSYALQHILWASPRSIMMDFLPSLLHKLETNWALDGQAWAGLIDDIRHPMPEFIPANLFSELHAASIHINLERGSLEKPFYKPEEMGIFAALKEFAPGRVSKRFDYDDRNDSDWLVPDNFLPHPGVNASVDFDIEQAFFNKEHQVYIADIYSEDGDSISVYQPVKMRTQRIPTGYDNDPREYFNLAGTSNSQLRWRSQFRTPNERGESISVPQNSDWAGILTKIAFYTHDEANPVEVIRYSTGADAELKFKRTQEVALTQFNWVLDGNPVAVGARLLVDGVKLVFQFTDEQRRQMASFADNKFALRFSYIEDSFVHHIVYKNRFFFAKWVFECVTCALTILIEEQGLNLDDAVAHLSTASGLMLLKSIPSEVFNLVADDDEDDNIVLKEQALQERLVEYFDSQSGLQEILQALDAINHNDGSPEYQEWIKDVLASTVSGGISNLILQVLPDVSEGSVVVDHYWSGDEIHVWITESEVGGIGIVHRFKEVYAKDPLNVVSQFSQMFSAGESEQVDFDLYHLLNEKKSKPEISNAFDALRRAVGYAQRVEANKTLNRIVSNTGIFTSHSWSTMLHSRVFKPGSDSNNDSFLCQLLTEWREIENKVGMEVPLVIVSHLLAKKHHNNSEQLSTYRNFILGLLWPRGNQIRQARLESYNRFANRRVRTERLLLTSILVNEAIKVTYDSCEDWAEKLEQLLGKEGRGVLVIPTRSRHKIGAVSALINTMVIDMNGLLVYPRISMIKSSIGLIEMNIELAESLQ
- the dpdH gene encoding protein DpdH, translating into MSIKNYWPSRENVTACIHSEAEVLSDALLLSVHSPMRLQAISFNDRSKVVEKTEADLLNYVLNNNGPFPVVGESGSGKSHIVRWLHAKLKQQELDKSWHIVRIPKNATMVQVLTLLLEGLEGDEFEKARKDILSVGSELSPKLIQRLFFTYLEEACNVLAKESKGLSKAEREAGNDALAKELKSKSTIAKHLGVCFSDRTFQHLMSGDNKPVTNTIERLSRSRSYSEVTDAVYAVEIKDINISANVGFELDDLNVDARRAFEALRFFTDDDIESNERALFAVNIINQAINNTGKLVFNSLFKFNSGAFPDLFISIRKALKAQGRTLVILIEDLAAISAIDNVLLDSLIQEDTYAGENNLCDLKSVIATTSGQATYRERQESIHSRAGDEQLEWRIPTAQERSSHKDDEDLLIDFCGRYLNAARLGIDKINSLYTNQSSSVPIWQTAEELSETDAKALEDFGVSSDGTPLFPLSRTAIVNLAKLKVYRQGSQSFNPRVVIKELLIPILRDNQADFINDDFPASNFTTKFEFRVPDSIREWSRKHYVADEIVRRRLDNFLTIYASTFGARQPFDEIQESITCSQADVFNLPSDKFGEHSSETKRCSNCSELIEQCTCDKVESCTKCARPKQECICEAPPEPKCTTCGKPKSECVCDETYDLEVKIDDWFNGDSRLDAPTSNSIRKHLFDVLSDDATLSRYGVISTNKWSGNKSLFDIALKSHNRLNILIPKSVASIDLDVVKLCKEDQLNDSDAGFQLKKQILAIVRYDYYAKKKLGWNYAKGFEDYGYYMEFMANWIPSAIQQCLAHVRSETPKLLAKQKGLALALGINKPKKELLDLFVQRSEHIADRLPSPINDDFAALQNELLKEWDNTRGEWMMRISYSPSAGGSEVGIDAPLYQEYLKASEVIPSEPFTPVQRTLYRRAQSEVSERLNRFVNYVSELVNSDDAKAQFDTLEQVYSIIKTDMMPDSTTTRKAKNKLNKLRGMYEWSLIENARKFVASKDELQQLQALYKIDGEQLSQWLLVLDEFATVEQHALPRLQRSNEELGGQRMNEFRENIENYLSEIESAVRELDARKETIDEL
- the dpdK gene encoding phospholipase D-like domain-containing protein DpdK, with amino-acid sequence MLISEILNPKEVWLVSAWVSNFDLLDNRSGAFDALNPGWGHRMLTFFEVLETMVDAGCTVNVVIKDHETNTSALHEIRSKLATSHNVNLKLSEELHAKGLLTKDALLSGSMNFTYSGTNRNDELMTLDRSEEAIADAFREFTTAYPMDKPTAEHVEESEEYDDEVYL